A window of Natrinema versiforme contains these coding sequences:
- the thrC gene encoding threonine synthase, with product MSLSLSADQPEEPADADDGVWLECIDCGETFAPFDDVRYTCDECDSLLEVRYADLPTFDDFEGQGVWRYADALPFEAGVSIQEGATPLYEVPSLEDEIGLEALRIKHEGMNPTGSFKDRGMTVGVRVATELGVGRLACASTGNTSAALAAYGSRGGMQTLVLLPAGKVAAGKIAQASLHGARILEVDGNFDACLDIVQELAGQGEAYLLNSLNPFRLEGQKTIGLEILEGFLADYDTVPDRIVLPVGNAGNTSALYKAFRELVQAGELDEDDVPKLTGVQAEGAAPMVEAIENGADEVRRWEDVETRATAIRIGNPVNAPKALPGIRETDGTAVAVSDEEITEAQRDIAAEGIGVEPASAASIAGLRKLRDEGIVTDDERVACLTTGHLLKDPDAAAAAGSEPEPVPADTDGVLEHLASEE from the coding sequence ATGAGTCTCAGTCTCTCGGCCGACCAGCCGGAAGAACCCGCCGACGCCGACGACGGCGTCTGGCTCGAGTGCATTGACTGCGGCGAGACGTTCGCACCCTTCGACGACGTCCGCTACACCTGCGACGAGTGTGATAGCCTGCTCGAGGTCCGCTACGCCGACCTCCCCACCTTCGACGACTTCGAGGGACAGGGCGTCTGGCGGTACGCCGACGCGCTCCCCTTCGAGGCCGGCGTCTCGATTCAGGAGGGCGCGACGCCGCTGTACGAGGTGCCGTCCCTCGAGGACGAGATCGGCCTCGAGGCCCTGCGGATCAAACACGAGGGGATGAACCCCACGGGCTCGTTCAAGGACCGCGGGATGACCGTCGGCGTGCGGGTCGCGACGGAACTGGGCGTCGGCCGACTCGCCTGCGCCTCGACCGGAAACACCAGCGCCGCACTCGCCGCCTACGGCTCCCGCGGCGGGATGCAGACGCTCGTGCTCCTCCCCGCCGGCAAGGTCGCCGCGGGGAAAATCGCACAGGCGAGCCTCCACGGGGCCCGCATTCTCGAGGTCGACGGCAACTTCGACGCCTGTCTCGACATCGTCCAGGAACTCGCGGGACAGGGCGAGGCCTACCTGCTGAACTCGCTGAACCCCTTCCGGCTCGAGGGCCAGAAGACGATCGGCCTCGAGATCCTCGAGGGCTTCCTCGCGGACTACGATACTGTGCCGGACCGGATCGTGCTGCCGGTCGGCAACGCGGGCAACACGTCGGCGCTGTACAAGGCGTTCCGCGAACTCGTTCAGGCGGGCGAACTCGACGAGGACGATGTCCCCAAACTGACCGGCGTGCAGGCCGAGGGGGCCGCGCCGATGGTCGAGGCCATCGAGAACGGTGCCGACGAGGTCCGCCGCTGGGAGGACGTCGAGACCCGCGCGACCGCGATCCGGATCGGGAACCCCGTCAACGCGCCGAAGGCCTTGCCCGGCATTCGCGAGACGGACGGTACCGCCGTCGCTGTTTCCGACGAGGAAATCACCGAGGCCCAACGCGACATCGCGGCCGAAGGGATCGGGGTCGAACCCGCTTCGGCGGCCTCGATCGCCGGGTTGCGGAAACTCCGCGACGAGGGGATCGTCACCGACGACGAACGCGTCGCCTGCCTCACCACCGGACACCTCCTCAAGGATCCCGACGCCGCGGCCGCCGCCGGCAGCGAACCGGAACCCGTGCCGGCCGACACCGACGGGGTTCTCGAGCACCTCGCGAGCGAGGAGTAA
- the argF gene encoding ornithine carbamoyltransferase, translating to MTTATNETQPRHFLDVDDLSEAELFTVLDRADEYKRAVEAGDDHSDLSGQTLGMLFQKASTRTRVSFETGMTQLGGHAIFLGEDDIQLGRGEPLKDTSRALSRYVDAVMARVFKHENVEVLAEYSSVPIVNGLTDDAHPCQTLADLLTIREHEGGFEDVSAVWIGDGNNVAQSFALGCALTDIDLTIATPEGYEVDNAVLERARELGGDPTVTTDPVEAATDADVIYTDVWISMGQEDERDVRMNDFEGFQVCSDLLEHAPEASVMHCLPAHRGEEVTDDVIEGERSIVFDQAENRLHAQKALLSWLLE from the coding sequence ATGACAACAGCAACGAACGAGACGCAGCCGAGACATTTCCTCGACGTCGACGACCTCTCCGAGGCGGAACTGTTCACAGTGCTCGACAGGGCCGACGAGTACAAACGCGCCGTCGAAGCCGGCGACGACCATTCCGATCTATCCGGACAGACGCTGGGAATGCTCTTCCAGAAGGCGAGTACCCGGACTCGGGTCTCCTTCGAGACGGGCATGACCCAACTCGGCGGGCACGCGATCTTCCTCGGGGAAGACGACATCCAACTCGGCCGGGGCGAACCGCTGAAAGACACCTCGCGTGCGCTCTCGCGGTACGTCGACGCCGTGATGGCCCGCGTCTTCAAACACGAGAACGTCGAGGTGCTCGCGGAGTACTCCTCGGTACCGATCGTCAACGGGCTCACCGACGACGCCCACCCCTGCCAGACGCTCGCGGACCTGCTGACGATCCGCGAACACGAAGGCGGGTTCGAGGACGTGTCGGCGGTCTGGATCGGCGACGGCAACAACGTCGCCCAGTCCTTTGCGCTCGGCTGTGCGCTGACCGATATCGACCTGACGATCGCCACGCCCGAGGGCTACGAGGTCGACAACGCGGTCCTCGAGCGGGCCCGCGAACTGGGCGGCGATCCGACGGTCACGACCGACCCCGTCGAGGCGGCCACCGACGCCGACGTTATCTACACGGACGTCTGGATCTCGATGGGACAGGAGGACGAACGCGACGTCCGCATGAACGACTTCGAAGGCTTTCAGGTCTGTTCGGACCTGCTCGAGCACGCCCCCGAGGCCTCGGTCATGCACTGTCTGCCGGCCCACCGCGGCGAGGAGGTCACCGACGACGTCATCGAGGGTGAGCGTTCGATCGTCTTCGATCAGGCGGAAAACCGACTCCACGCACAGAAGGCGTTGTTGAGTTGGTTACTGGAGTAG
- a CDS encoding [LysW]-lysine hydrolase produces the protein MTTSSSEPMDVTAADARELLIDLVSIPSPTREERKAAKRLVDFFEAHDREVWIDAVGNVRAPADDAVLLTSHIDTVPGDIPVEVEETGDDEVLWGRGSVDATGPLAAMAAAAVRTGVSFVGVVGEEIDSKGSRYLVDDREESPAAVVNGEPSGADGITLGYRGLIAGTYVATSESGHTSRPDPNAIQHAVRWWSAVEEYFEGDEYEPVFEQVTTKPVDIEGGVSEDGLSVEATMDVQLRVPPALDVGTVREAAEAELEVGTVTWKDKVPPVMMSSRTEVARAFRVAIRKEGGDPRLVRKTGTSDMNIYAGAWDCPMVTYGPGNSDLDHAPDERLPLSEFDQSVSVLERVARTLSE, from the coding sequence ATGACCACGAGCTCGAGCGAACCGATGGACGTAACGGCCGCGGACGCCCGAGAGCTGCTGATCGATCTCGTTTCGATCCCTTCGCCCACCCGCGAGGAACGCAAGGCAGCCAAACGCCTCGTGGACTTCTTCGAGGCCCACGACCGGGAGGTCTGGATCGACGCGGTCGGGAACGTCCGCGCGCCGGCGGACGACGCCGTGTTGCTGACCTCCCACATCGACACCGTGCCGGGGGACATCCCCGTCGAGGTCGAAGAGACCGGCGACGACGAGGTCCTCTGGGGCCGCGGCAGCGTCGACGCGACGGGGCCGCTGGCCGCGATGGCGGCCGCCGCGGTCCGCACCGGCGTCTCCTTCGTCGGCGTCGTCGGCGAGGAGATCGACTCGAAAGGGTCGCGCTATCTGGTCGACGACCGCGAGGAGTCGCCGGCTGCCGTCGTCAACGGCGAGCCATCCGGCGCCGACGGGATCACGCTCGGCTACCGCGGCCTGATCGCCGGCACCTACGTCGCGACCAGCGAGTCCGGCCACACGTCCCGGCCGGACCCGAACGCGATCCAACACGCCGTCCGCTGGTGGTCGGCCGTCGAGGAGTACTTCGAAGGCGACGAGTACGAACCGGTCTTCGAGCAGGTGACGACCAAGCCGGTCGACATCGAGGGCGGCGTCAGCGAGGACGGCCTCTCCGTCGAGGCGACGATGGACGTCCAGTTGCGCGTGCCGCCGGCCCTCGACGTCGGAACCGTCCGGGAAGCCGCGGAAGCCGAACTCGAGGTCGGGACCGTGACCTGGAAGGACAAGGTCCCGCCGGTGATGATGAGTTCGCGAACCGAGGTCGCGCGGGCGTTTCGCGTCGCCATCCGAAAGGAAGGCGGCGACCCCCGCTTGGTGCGAAAGACCGGGACGAGCGACATGAACATCTACGCCGGGGCCTGGGACTGCCCGATGGTCACCTACGGGCCGGGCAACTCGGACCTCGATCACGCGCCCGACGAACGACTGCCGCTGTCGGAGTTCGACCAGTCGGTATCGGTCCTCGAGCGCGTCGCGCGGACACTCAGTGAGTAA
- a CDS encoding aspartate aminotransferase family protein — translation MSDLDFVSGSKPIGLERGEGPYLYTADGTEYIDAGASFACTPLGHSHPAVVDAVQEQVGELTFVDSSYPVQSREDAYASFVAAAPDGLESAWFCNSGTEANEAALKFARSATGNSKIVAATRSFHGRTMGSLAATWKDKYKEPYEPLAGDMEFVPYGDGEELAAAVDDETAAVILEPIQGEGGINVPPAGYLETARECTEEAGAALVFDEVQTGMGRTGSMWACQNAGVTPDVLTTAKGLGNGLPVGAVAVQDWIADGAASHNATFSGGPVVGAAVHATVSTLVEEEWPAHAAEMGDYLTSELESALGDSVREVRGDGLLVGIELKRGANRVARDLAMNEQVLALPAGRTVLRLLPPLVIDEAEADQLVDALTAVVAPDTES, via the coding sequence ATGAGCGATCTCGACTTCGTCTCCGGCAGCAAGCCGATCGGACTCGAGCGCGGCGAGGGGCCGTACCTCTACACCGCCGACGGCACGGAGTACATAGACGCCGGCGCGAGCTTCGCCTGCACGCCGCTGGGGCACTCCCATCCCGCGGTTGTCGACGCGGTGCAGGAGCAGGTCGGCGAGCTGACGTTCGTCGACTCCTCCTATCCGGTCCAGTCCCGCGAGGACGCTTACGCCTCGTTCGTCGCGGCCGCACCCGACGGACTCGAGAGCGCGTGGTTCTGTAACTCCGGAACCGAAGCCAACGAGGCCGCGCTGAAGTTCGCCCGGTCCGCGACGGGGAATTCGAAGATCGTCGCCGCGACCCGCTCGTTCCACGGGCGGACGATGGGATCGCTCGCGGCCACGTGGAAGGACAAGTACAAGGAGCCCTACGAGCCGCTGGCCGGCGACATGGAGTTCGTCCCCTACGGCGACGGCGAGGAGCTCGCGGCCGCCGTCGACGACGAAACCGCGGCCGTCATCCTCGAGCCGATTCAGGGCGAAGGCGGGATCAACGTCCCGCCAGCGGGCTACCTCGAGACCGCCCGCGAGTGCACCGAGGAGGCCGGCGCGGCGCTGGTCTTCGACGAGGTCCAGACCGGCATGGGCCGCACGGGCTCGATGTGGGCCTGCCAGAACGCGGGCGTCACGCCCGACGTGCTCACGACGGCGAAAGGGCTGGGCAACGGCCTGCCCGTCGGCGCGGTCGCAGTGCAGGACTGGATCGCCGACGGCGCGGCCTCGCACAACGCCACGTTCAGCGGCGGCCCGGTCGTCGGCGCGGCGGTCCACGCCACCGTCTCGACGCTGGTCGAAGAGGAGTGGCCCGCCCACGCCGCCGAGATGGGCGACTATCTCACGTCGGAACTCGAGTCCGCGCTGGGCGATTCGGTCCGCGAGGTCCGCGGCGACGGACTGCTCGTCGGCATCGAGTTGAAACGCGGCGCGAACCGCGTCGCCCGCGATCTGGCGATGAACGAGCAGGTACTGGCGCTGCCCGCGGGTCGGACCGTCCTGCGGCTGCTGCCGCCGCTCGTGATCGACGAGGCGGAGGCGGACCAGCTCGTGGACGCGCTGACCGCGGTCGTCGCACCCGATACCGAATCATGA
- a CDS encoding acetylglutamate/acetylaminoadipate kinase: MTTVVKIGGARAVDPEGALADVASLVEDGEDVVLTHGGSTAVDETLEDLGEEPTYVETPGGVVGRFTDERTMDVFKMVMPGKLNTDLVESLHNEGVDAVGLSGTDGKLLEGKRKSAVRVKEDGKKKIKRGDHSGTIESVNADLLETMLSGGYTPVVSVPVLGKEKSGGYTAVNADADRAAAAIAGALEADLVVLTDVSGIYEDPDDESTKIDSAATPEEFEAVKTAAEGFMTKKVMAAEEALEGGAASVIVATANADAPISSALAGEGTTLEPGALEDETDGETAQEAQQ, from the coding sequence ATGACCACTGTGGTCAAGATCGGCGGCGCACGCGCCGTCGATCCCGAAGGCGCTCTCGCCGACGTGGCGAGCCTCGTCGAGGACGGCGAGGACGTCGTTCTGACTCACGGCGGCTCGACCGCCGTCGACGAGACACTCGAAGATCTCGGCGAGGAGCCCACCTACGTCGAGACGCCCGGCGGCGTCGTCGGGCGCTTCACCGACGAGCGCACGATGGACGTCTTCAAGATGGTCATGCCGGGCAAGTTGAACACCGATCTGGTCGAGAGCCTCCACAACGAGGGCGTCGACGCGGTCGGCCTTTCGGGTACCGACGGCAAACTGCTCGAGGGCAAGCGCAAGTCCGCCGTCCGCGTGAAAGAGGACGGCAAGAAGAAGATCAAGCGCGGCGACCACTCGGGCACGATCGAGTCGGTCAACGCCGACCTGCTCGAGACGATGCTGTCGGGCGGCTACACGCCCGTCGTCTCCGTCCCGGTCCTCGGGAAGGAGAAGTCCGGCGGCTACACGGCGGTCAACGCCGACGCCGACCGCGCGGCCGCAGCCATTGCGGGCGCACTCGAGGCTGACCTCGTCGTCCTCACGGATGTTTCGGGGATCTACGAGGACCCCGACGACGAGTCGACCAAGATCGATTCGGCCGCGACCCCCGAGGAGTTCGAGGCCGTCAAGACGGCCGCGGAAGGGTTCATGACGAAGAAGGTCATGGCCGCCGAGGAAGCGCTCGAGGGCGGCGCGGCGTCGGTGATCGTCGCGACCGCCAACGCCGACGCACCGATCAGTAGCGCGCTCGCGGGCGAGGGGACGACCCTCGAGCCCGGCGCGCTCGAAGACGAGACCGACGGCGAAACCGCACAGGAGGCCCAACAATGA
- the argC gene encoding N-acetyl-gamma-glutamyl-phosphate reductase, giving the protein MAISTETGADENAETVTATVIGGSGFTGGELLRLLAGHPNFAITEVTSRSKAGKSVGSVHPPLRGSDLRFTEPDDLEHVDVLFAATPHGVSMGQIDEFFEVADTVVDLSADFRLESEVQYEEWYDGHEAPEYLEKAEYALPEINRENLAGADLIAGGGCNATATILGLYPLFEHDILEGGEQIVVDVKVGSSEGGAGGGEASSHPERSGVVRPYAPTGHRHEAEIEQFLDTSVAFTCHAVDMIRGASATNHVFPSGPVSKGDLWQAYRGCYEDEPFVRMAAGGSGVYRYPEPKAVAGTNLAEVGFELDPSNKRIVVFSAIDNMMKGSAGQAVHAANVALGLEETAGLEFTGLHPVGAP; this is encoded by the coding sequence ATGGCGATCAGTACCGAGACCGGCGCGGACGAAAACGCCGAGACGGTCACCGCGACCGTCATCGGCGGCTCCGGATTCACGGGCGGCGAGTTGCTGCGACTGCTCGCCGGGCATCCCAACTTCGCGATCACTGAGGTTACGAGCCGATCGAAGGCCGGCAAGAGCGTCGGCTCCGTCCACCCGCCGCTTCGCGGGTCGGATCTGCGCTTTACCGAACCCGACGACCTCGAGCACGTCGATGTCCTGTTCGCGGCGACGCCCCACGGCGTCTCGATGGGCCAGATCGACGAGTTCTTCGAGGTCGCGGACACGGTGGTCGACCTCTCGGCGGACTTCCGCCTCGAGAGCGAGGTCCAGTACGAGGAGTGGTACGACGGCCACGAGGCACCTGAATACCTCGAGAAAGCCGAGTACGCACTGCCCGAGATCAACCGCGAGAACCTCGCGGGCGCGGACCTGATCGCCGGCGGCGGCTGTAACGCCACCGCGACGATCCTGGGCCTCTACCCGCTGTTCGAACACGACATTCTCGAGGGCGGCGAGCAGATCGTTGTCGACGTGAAAGTCGGCTCCTCCGAAGGAGGCGCCGGCGGCGGCGAGGCCTCGAGCCACCCCGAGCGTTCGGGCGTCGTTCGTCCCTACGCGCCGACGGGCCACCGCCACGAGGCCGAGATCGAGCAGTTCCTCGACACCTCGGTCGCCTTCACCTGCCACGCCGTGGACATGATTCGCGGTGCGAGCGCGACGAACCACGTCTTCCCCTCGGGACCGGTCTCGAAGGGCGACCTCTGGCAGGCCTACCGCGGCTGCTACGAGGACGAACCGTTCGTCCGCATGGCCGCGGGCGGCTCCGGCGTCTACCGCTACCCCGAACCGAAGGCGGTCGCCGGCACCAACCTCGCCGAGGTTGGCTTCGAACTCGACCCGTCGAACAAGCGCATCGTCGTCTTCTCGGCCATCGACAACATGATGAAAGGCTCCGCGGGACAGGCGGTCCACGCCGCAAACGTCGCGCTGGGTCTCGAGGAGACGGCCGGACTCGAGTTTACGGGGCTCCACCCCGTGGGGGCACCCTGA
- the lysX gene encoding lysine biosynthesis protein LysX — MNVGILYSRIRKDEKLLLSELRDRDHEVTKIDVRKQTFDISEAPAAFADLDIVVDRCLATSRSLYATQFFEAYGIPVVNSHETADICADKVKNSLALEKAGVPTPATKVAFTKETAMEAIEDFGYPCVLKPVVGSWGRLMAKIDSESAAEAILEHKATLGHYEHKVFYIQEFVEKPGRDIRVLAVDGEPIAGMVRSSDHWITNAAKGAETDVFEPDEEALELVERASDAVGGGLLGIDLMETDDGYTVHEVNHTVEFKALDEAVETDIAGTVVDWLEEKAKAADPDLEVTA, encoded by the coding sequence GTGAACGTCGGAATACTCTACTCACGGATTCGCAAGGACGAGAAGCTCCTGTTGAGCGAGCTTCGCGACCGCGATCACGAGGTCACGAAGATCGACGTCCGCAAGCAGACCTTCGACATCAGCGAGGCCCCCGCGGCGTTCGCGGACCTCGACATCGTCGTCGACCGCTGTCTCGCCACGAGCCGGAGCCTGTACGCCACGCAGTTCTTCGAGGCCTACGGCATCCCCGTGGTCAACAGCCACGAGACCGCGGATATCTGCGCGGACAAGGTGAAAAACAGCCTCGCGCTCGAGAAGGCGGGGGTCCCCACCCCCGCGACGAAGGTCGCCTTCACGAAGGAGACGGCCATGGAGGCCATCGAGGACTTTGGCTACCCCTGTGTGCTCAAACCCGTCGTGGGGTCGTGGGGTCGCCTGATGGCCAAGATTGACTCCGAGTCGGCCGCCGAGGCCATCCTCGAACACAAGGCGACGCTCGGACACTACGAGCACAAGGTGTTCTACATCCAGGAGTTCGTCGAGAAACCGGGCCGCGACATCCGCGTGCTCGCCGTCGACGGCGAGCCAATCGCCGGCATGGTCCGCTCGTCGGATCACTGGATCACGAACGCCGCCAAGGGAGCGGAGACGGACGTCTTCGAACCGGACGAGGAGGCGCTGGAACTCGTCGAGAGAGCCAGCGACGCCGTCGGCGGCGGCCTGCTCGGTATCGACCTCATGGAGACTGACGATGGGTATACCGTCCACGAGGTCAACCACACCGTCGAGTTCAAAGCTCTCGACGAGGCCGTCGAGACCGACATCGCCGGCACCGTCGTCGACTGGCTCGAGGAGAAAGCGAAAGCGGCGGATCCGGACCTCGAGGTGACCGCCTGA
- the lysW gene encoding lysine biosynthesis protein LysW: MTECVECGAEVSLHDDLEVGEIIDCTTCGAELEVVDTEPPVLEQAPELEEDWGE, translated from the coding sequence ATGACCGAATGCGTCGAGTGTGGGGCTGAGGTGTCCCTGCACGACGATCTGGAAGTCGGAGAGATCATCGATTGTACGACCTGCGGTGCCGAGCTCGAAGTCGTCGATACCGAGCCGCCGGTCCTCGAGCAGGCCCCCGAGCTGGAAGAGGACTGGGGTGAGTGA
- the argH gene encoding argininosuccinate lyase has protein sequence MTEESAHDGSELESDVATDGGSDDEGGERSTGSRSSSDLGSDGVVRRDRFSGGPARSFLSSLAADERIFAADLEVDRAHTVMLAEQDIIADDVAGQILTAIDAIEVDGHDSLPDGEDVHEAIETAVIERIGAEGGKMHTARSRNDEVAACIRYRLRDDLLEAIETTLALRESLAAVADEHRETIMPGYTHLQPAQPTTVAHWALAYEGAVRRDTERLLAAYDRVNESPLGGAAFAGTTFDIDRERTADLLGFEGVVENSMDAASSRDFLLEATQALSTHATTLSGLAEDAIIFANRGFVDLADDYSSTSSIMPQKKNPDTLELVRAVAGDAAGGVQGLTTTLKGLPRAYNRDLQRATTHAWETVDAVTEASEVAAGAVATADWNEETLAAAAGEGFSTATGVADLLAANGLPFRTAHELVAIAAENGADYDALESAAQEVLGESLAAHVDPAAVGDALDPAKSVASRDSQGGPAPEAVAAQLESAREALTADEEALANTTNALEAAHETLRSAVNGYV, from the coding sequence ATGACGGAGGAGAGCGCTCACGACGGGTCCGAACTCGAGTCGGACGTCGCTACCGACGGCGGTTCCGACGATGAGGGCGGTGAGCGATCCACCGGATCGCGATCCTCGTCGGATCTCGGATCCGACGGCGTCGTCCGCCGGGATCGCTTCAGCGGCGGCCCCGCCCGGAGCTTCCTCTCCTCGCTCGCAGCGGACGAACGCATTTTCGCGGCCGACCTCGAGGTCGACCGCGCTCACACGGTCATGCTCGCCGAACAGGACATCATCGCGGACGATGTCGCGGGGCAGATCCTGACCGCCATCGACGCGATCGAGGTCGACGGCCACGACTCCCTGCCCGACGGCGAGGACGTCCACGAGGCCATCGAGACGGCCGTCATCGAGCGCATCGGCGCCGAGGGCGGCAAGATGCACACCGCGCGCTCGCGCAACGACGAGGTCGCGGCCTGCATCCGGTATCGCCTGCGCGATGACCTTCTCGAGGCCATCGAGACGACGCTCGCGCTGCGCGAGTCGCTGGCAGCCGTCGCCGATGAACACCGGGAAACGATCATGCCCGGCTACACCCACCTCCAGCCCGCCCAGCCGACCACCGTGGCCCACTGGGCGCTGGCCTACGAGGGGGCCGTTCGCCGCGACACCGAGCGCCTGCTCGCGGCCTACGACCGGGTCAACGAGTCGCCGCTCGGCGGTGCCGCCTTCGCGGGCACGACGTTCGATATCGACCGCGAGCGCACCGCGGACCTGCTCGGCTTCGAGGGCGTCGTCGAAAATTCGATGGACGCCGCCTCAAGTCGGGACTTCCTGCTCGAGGCGACCCAAGCGCTGTCGACGCACGCGACGACGCTGTCGGGGCTCGCGGAGGACGCGATCATCTTCGCGAACCGCGGCTTCGTCGATCTGGCGGACGACTACTCCTCGACGTCGTCGATCATGCCCCAGAAGAAGAATCCCGACACGCTGGAACTCGTCCGCGCGGTCGCGGGCGACGCGGCGGGCGGGGTACAGGGACTGACGACGACGCTGAAGGGACTGCCCCGCGCGTACAACCGCGACTTACAGCGGGCGACGACCCACGCGTGGGAGACCGTCGACGCCGTGACCGAGGCGAGCGAGGTCGCGGCGGGTGCGGTCGCGACGGCCGACTGGAACGAGGAGACGCTGGCCGCGGCGGCCGGCGAGGGCTTCTCGACGGCGACCGGCGTCGCGGATCTGCTCGCGGCCAACGGCCTTCCCTTCAGGACGGCCCACGAACTCGTCGCGATCGCGGCCGAAAACGGGGCGGACTACGATGCCCTCGAGTCCGCCGCCCAGGAGGTGCTCGGCGAGTCGCTCGCGGCTCACGTCGACCCGGCCGCCGTCGGAGACGCGCTCGATCCCGCGAAAAGCGTCGCGAGCCGCGACTCGCAGGGCGGTCCCGCGCCCGAGGCGGTCGCCGCCCAACTCGAGTCGGCCCGCGAGGCGCTTACGGCTGACGAGGAAGCGCTCGCGAACACGACAAACGCGCTCGAGGCGGCCCACGAGACGCTCCGCTCGGCGGTGAACGGCTATGTCTGA
- a CDS encoding argininosuccinate synthase, producing the protein MTRVALAFSGGLDTTVCVPLLEEEYGYDDVIGVTVDVGQPAEEFDEAEETAEALGLDHYVVDAREEFAQLCLESVRANATYQGYPLGTALARPVIAEAILEVAEEQDCTGIAHGCTGKGNDQLRFEAVWRSSDLEVIAPVRELGLTREWEQEYAAERDLPVEGGSGGDWSIDTNIWSRSVEGDDLEDPNYVPPRDIYEWTDEPGSETEEIEITFEQGYPVAVDGEEYEPVALIESLNELAGGYGVGRTDTMEDRMLGLKVRENYEHPAATTLLNAHEALEGLVLTQEERQFKQQIDQQWSQKGYEGLIDAPLVSALEGFIDETQKRVTGTVTIRFEGGQARPVARDSKFAAYSAEHASFDTETVGKIKQEDATGVAKYHGFQRRLANEAIAANADEEVELATDGSGSDEE; encoded by the coding sequence ATGACACGCGTTGCACTCGCGTTCTCGGGCGGCCTGGACACGACGGTCTGTGTCCCGCTGCTCGAGGAGGAATACGGATACGACGACGTAATCGGCGTCACGGTCGACGTCGGCCAGCCGGCCGAAGAGTTCGACGAAGCCGAAGAGACCGCCGAAGCGCTCGGCCTTGACCACTACGTCGTCGACGCGCGAGAGGAATTCGCTCAACTTTGTCTCGAGAGCGTTCGCGCGAACGCGACCTATCAGGGCTACCCGCTGGGAACGGCGCTCGCCCGTCCCGTGATCGCGGAAGCGATCCTCGAGGTCGCCGAGGAACAGGACTGTACCGGTATCGCCCACGGCTGTACGGGTAAGGGCAACGACCAACTGCGCTTCGAGGCCGTCTGGCGCAGCTCGGATCTGGAAGTCATCGCCCCCGTGCGCGAACTCGGCCTGACCCGCGAGTGGGAACAGGAGTACGCCGCCGAGCGCGACCTGCCCGTCGAGGGCGGCAGCGGCGGCGACTGGTCGATCGACACCAACATCTGGAGCCGCTCGGTCGAGGGCGACGACCTCGAGGACCCCAACTACGTCCCGCCGCGGGACATCTACGAGTGGACTGACGAGCCCGGCAGCGAGACCGAGGAGATCGAGATCACCTTCGAGCAGGGCTACCCCGTCGCCGTCGATGGCGAGGAGTACGAGCCGGTCGCGCTCATCGAGTCCCTGAACGAACTCGCCGGCGGGTACGGCGTCGGCCGCACCGACACGATGGAAGACCGCATGCTCGGGCTGAAGGTTCGCGAGAACTACGAGCACCCGGCCGCGACGACGCTGCTGAACGCCCACGAGGCCCTCGAGGGCCTCGTCCTCACCCAAGAGGAGCGCCAGTTCAAACAACAGATCGACCAGCAGTGGTCCCAGAAGGGCTACGAGGGCCTGATCGACGCCCCGCTCGTCAGCGCGCTCGAGGGCTTCATCGACGAGACCCAGAAACGCGTGACCGGCACCGTCACGATCCGCTTCGAGGGCGGACAGGCCCGTCCGGTCGCACGCGACAGCAAGTTCGCGGCCTACTCGGCCGAGCACGCCTCCTTCGACACGGAGACGGTCGGGAAGATCAAGCAGGAAGACGCCACCGGTGTCGCGAAGTACCACGGCTTCCAGCGCCGCCTCGCGAACGAGGCGATCGCCGCCAACGCCGACGAGGAAGTCGAACTCGCGACCGACGGCAGCGGCTCCGACGAGGAATAA
- a CDS encoding 2'-5' RNA ligase family protein: protein MYSVNVPVPGRVRQLANRLHPDLIGFETVREDHSCLLKRLGEADHVAQLQHRAHRALEGSPAVEAEITGIDYFDDPPLGSAPVVYLAVESPGLEGIHAELTEAFETVEGLEGSDYVPHVTLARGGDLETAKRLASREIEPIRWTVSELEFWDGTYKLPVSRVSLPA, encoded by the coding sequence GTGTACAGCGTCAACGTTCCGGTCCCCGGTCGCGTTCGCCAACTCGCGAACCGGCTCCATCCCGACCTCATCGGATTCGAGACCGTCCGCGAGGACCACTCGTGTCTGCTCAAGCGACTCGGCGAGGCCGACCACGTCGCACAGCTCCAGCACCGCGCCCACCGCGCGCTCGAGGGCTCCCCCGCCGTCGAAGCCGAAATCACGGGCATCGACTACTTCGACGACCCGCCGCTGGGCTCGGCACCGGTCGTCTACCTCGCCGTCGAGAGCCCCGGACTCGAGGGGATTCACGCCGAACTCACCGAGGCCTTCGAGACCGTCGAGGGACTCGAGGGGAGCGACTACGTCCCGCACGTGACCCTCGCCCGCGGCGGCGACCTCGAGACCGCGAAGCGACTGGCCAGCCGCGAGATCGAGCCGATCCGGTGGACGGTCAGCGAACTCGAGTTCTGGGACGGGACGTACAAGCTGCCGGTGAGTCGCGTCTCGCTGCCAGCCTAG